The Onychostoma macrolepis isolate SWU-2019 chromosome 18, ASM1243209v1, whole genome shotgun sequence genome includes the window ACAACAGACTTGTGGTCGAGCCGGACGACCGAACCGTATCTTAGTTTCACTGTGCACTATATCAGTAATGACTTCGAGCTGAAGACTCGCTGTCTGCAGACAGCATACTTCCCTGTAGACCACACGGGACAGAATATTGCGCATGGACTAAGGGAATGTTTATCCAGTTGGGGTCTGAATGAAGAAGGACAGACGTGCATAACCACTGATAATGCAGCAAACGTCATCAAAGCTGTGGAGTTAAATGAATGGACCAGACTTCAGTGTTTTGGCCACAGGCTGCATCTTGCCATTGGTAAGTTGGCCTCTCCATATGGGTGTGTAGTTAGTTGCAATATGTTTATTATCTTTAAGCATTGCTTTTGTCTTTTAGATGATATTTTTTGAATATAATCACTTTGAGACTAATTGTTTGTATAACTTAATTTTCCTGCTTTATGatttatatttcacatattGTTAATTGCATTGCTTTCTGTGAAGCACTTTGCACTTGTTAAAACACGTCTTGTTTACATTAAGTCTGGAAAATGCAAAACTAcactattttttcttttttttcttttttagaaaaTGCTTTGAAGGGTGATGCAAGGGTAAATCGGGCAACAGGACTTTGTAAGCAGCTGGTTAGCCATTTCTCACACAGCTGGAAAAATAAAAACGCACTGAGTGAGGCACAAAAACATCTGAATCTGCCAGAGCATTCCTTAATCACAGAGTGTCCAACAAGATGGGGCTCTAGACAGAAGATGATTGCGAGGGTCTTGGAGCAGTGTCAGGCCTTGTCTCAGGTTCTCTCTGAAGACAGGAAGACACGTCACTTAGTTCCCACCTGGCAGGACACAGAAGTCCTTGGGTCTATCAATGCCGCCCTACATCCCCTCCAGGACTTCACAGATGCCCTCTCTGGTGAAACATATGTCAGCGTATCCTACCTGAAGCCAGTCCTGCATCCCCTGAAAACAGAAACCCTGGTTGAAAAGGAAGATGACACCGACCTAACAAAGGCCATAAAGTCAAGGGCCCTTGGCTATATGGAGGACAAATACAGTGACCCAGCCATACAGGAGATTCTTGATGTAGCTTCATTCCTTGATCCACGATTTAAAATGGGCTACATAAGGCAAGAGAATATTCCAGATATCAGAGCAAGAGTCATGTTAGAAATGGAACAAGaggtaactttttttattttatgtgcatCAATGTGCAACAGCAACAAAATATGATTAATGTTATAAgagaaaataacataaaatagtgttctttttaaaatacagttctCTGTTTTTCAGGAGAAGAGGGCTCGTCTTAGCACCACAGATGGCATGCATCAAAGTGCAGCTGAGACAGAACCATCAACATCCACAGTGAAGAAGGGGAAACAGTCACTGGGAAGCTTCTTCAAGAGCACCGCAGTTCCCCCTGCTTCATCTGTGCAGTTAGAGGACACCATGGAAGCTGAGCTGAACAGCTACCTCATGACTCCTGCTATTGATGGAGAGCAAGATCCCTTGGCTTGGTGGAAGGTACATAGGGTTAACTTTCCAAGGCTGAGCAAACTGGCTCGCAAATACCTATGTATACCAGCCACAAGTTCTCCATCTGAGAGACTCTTTAGTGCTGGCGGAAACGTTGTGACATGTGAGCGCTCATGTCTGAAACCGGCAGACATGTAGACATGTTAGTGTTTTTGGCCAAAAATTTGTAAATGCTCTACTCAATCAAGTGTTGACTTGGGGTGAAAAAGAAATTTTAGCAAGTGTTTGTAAGACTTCGGTTGGAGTCAAGATTTGTTCTGCACTTTATTTTGTAATGCCACTTACTGGCAGCATTTACTGCACAAAGAAAATTCTTCATTGCACACATTGTTTGGTCTTATTTCATATTATCACATGTTGAAAATAGCCTAATTTACTTTGCTATGCCGACGCAAAATGTGAAACTGCAGTCTAAgctagcatttaaaaaaatatttgtaatatattattttacttaacctgttttgtatcttaattatttaatccaTAAATTAGTcattaaaacaagttttttaAGCGCGACATCAATGATCAACGAATTGGAGCAGGTCCattgaatcattttaaaatgtcaaatagcCTTCAATTTATAGGTTATAACTGCATCTGTCTCTGATAGACTTgtgaagatttattttaataaacctGTTTGTGTGGAGTAGGGAATGCACCTGCATGACAGGGAGTTGCATTTTTTCCTGAcaatgaaacaacttaaaatcagttggaaactgattttatttctgtaacctcataacaacaaaacattgcttttgtaaaataatgaaaacaaacaggACACGCTTTCTGCCATCTCTGAATCTGGAGTGCGTTACAAACCACCCCCGAAACTCAGCGTATGGCTGCCTCACAGACATgtgaaatatatctatagaactTTTAAACTGCCTACTTTTAAACCAACCAATTCACAAACAAATATTCCCTGATTATTGCAATCTGTAGCCTATGTAGGTTACATTTCTCTCTAAAAGCGCATCCAGTATGGAGATGAGTCattattgtgtaggctattTCATCTTTGCAGCCGACAAGGACTCATAAAccctagtttattaataaacaattaaaatgtatccTTTTTTTCCGACACATTCATAGTCATTAGGCGACTTTTGCCTGTGCTTGGTGGCAAACTTTATGCGTGTGCTTGAGCGTGGAATATATTGAAGTTCATTGGGTTAGGCCTATTAGCTTTAGGGGGGCAGCCCTATTAAATACCCACTAGACGTCtctgttaaagtttttaaagcattttatagCTACGCATTTCCATAGTCGGAATAATTCCGCTTTCAGAACTGTCACGTCCGTTATGGAGAGATGTCCGTCCGTAACATTGATTTTTCctctgaaacacaaaaatgaatatattgtcacacaatgtttttgcacagttttggacacagaaggccaccaaatgggaattaaatattccatggggggatttataaaatattttaaaataaatacggtgggtaactcgaagtgagggtttacagatcacaatgcaagcgggagatTATTACAGTCAACACTATCATGGAtcatgacaacatgcaggatcaattCTGTTCTTGTACCGCAGGGTACggttaaattaatttacatttaaccaTTTTAGTATGGAGAgacactgaaatgtagaccttcatttatttgtttttgaccTAGCCTAAACTGTACATGATGAGAGAACAAAACAGTCACCTATTCTGGTTTGTAATAGCACTGCACTAACTTTACTGTTAGCTAGTTTTAGTCCGAGATACCTTTCTGAAGCACAAGATGACATTATTCTGCtcgagcagatgaaaattgtaacttaatgagtgtatgacaaccagaaaataaacatttatagaataaaattaattctattgcctatcctctcaggatacctggaatcagtgttacaagtaccacGGGCACAtcgtttttgcattttttgtaGCATAAACACCATCAAACCGATgtgagcttcggatcttccactGTTTAATGCCCCCTGAAACCTAAAGATATGTCAGAGTTCCGCCTCcagtgcaactgatactcgactgccattggctcatctgtgtttgaggggaggggcttaccgataggtcaattgtatgatgtgatagtatgtcccaaagcttgcctactattctactacacactcaaaagtgtgtactttttcttcaccaaaagagtacatactttaagggcATAGTAAGTAGACACACTGGGATGCAGAATGAGACACCAAATATCGCCTATTTCTGTGATACGACtataagcagcaaaactgtagATCTCTCATTAATTAGAAGAACCTTGGTGATCGTTATGCTGTCACACACTCACTCctttcacaatatttattttgtgtaaaaccagaggtggaaagagtacgAAAATATTCTACTCAAGTAGAAGtaccattacattaattaaatttgacttacactctaaaaaggctgggttaaaaaataacccaaccTTAACCCAGCCGCTGGGTAACTATGGGACAGAACAcgtgggttgttttgacccaagtGCTGGGTTGAGCCATTAGACCCAGaatgctgggttgtttattTAACCCAACTAGTGGGTCAGGTTAACTGTGTTGCTGGGTTAAACATTACCCAAACATTGGGTTATTTGTTGTTTCATTGCCTTGCTACGTTTATATTTAccaatattactaataataataataaataacaatcacaaagaaatgtaaaattattatttttctgtaatacaattacacaacacaaaatatgcaactgtaaatatcaatttaatgagttttcacatttctttttaaagatttttttgaatgggtgctatactgttacacattacaCCCAATCCctacagacacaaataaaatgttttttgtagatcagtttctttaaaaaacaaaactttgtaAACTAGGTACTGTAGATTCCTATTCTTTGTCAACATTGCAGCATCATAACACTATAAAATTGATTATTGCCACAGGAGAATCAGTCCAAACATTGTGCCATTAAACCTAAGCCAAACAAAGAGACCTACAACAGACAATACAtgtgacaaaaaattaaaacgttACAAGTGGCCAGAAAAAACTGTTGCcctcaaatacttcacacatgaAGACTCATGTCCATCAATATGATATACTGCATGCTGGAGAAATTCCCAGGAAGGAAGATGTTAGTGTAGTGTTACGTCTGGGGACGtagttctttctctctctctttttttctctctctctcgctcttagGTGACTCCGCCCTAATTGGACATGAAGACGCATCTGCTGATTCGTCCTGGGGAAATCCAACGTCTTTTGAAATAGTGGGACGTTGGAAGTGGAAAATGGGAGAGAGAGTTGTTGGCATTGTTGTGTGTTGTGAATTGATCTTTGTGGTGACATAATATTGGTGTTTTCTGAGTGGATAATTTGTGTAGTGTATAACTGAGTTTATTTTGATCTCTGTTACAGTGTTGATTGTCTCGTGGTTTCGACTGTTTAACTAAGtttacttttcttttgtttactAACAAGGCTGTAGGGATTGGGTGCCGTTTTTCTTTATTGTAAACTACGTTTTCTCCTGTTTTTGGTTTAGGTAGGGAGTCAGGGAAGAATGCtgtcatttgtttcttttttctttatttagattatttagACTCCCTGGGTATAGTTAGTGTTacgttttgtttgttgttttggctTTGCCCAATCCCGAAGAGAGAGCCTTTTTACTGTGTTACTACAAGTGagatttaaaataagaaaataaattcaCCAATACAAAGTAACATCAGATCTCAGAATTCTTTATTTATGTTGGCTTCCCTGACCCTAGACCAGGGTCGTAACAGTAGCTAACATCAAGCACAAAAAAAGGACTTGAAAAAGATAAACAGCCTCAAGCAACAAATCCATTTCAATGGCATGGCCCGAAACAATGGTGAAGGTGTGGGATGTCGCTGTCTCGTCACCAAGGCACAAAATGTACAGGAATGCATCACCATGTTGGTCCCCACCGGTTAATTACACAACACTTAGTCTTGcaacataacttacatttttacaagttgtaacatttaagttgacttaaataaataacgtttaagtgtattttatggaAATCAGCCAAACCATCTGAGTTTTCCTGTGAACTGGGTCTGGTAAAGGTTGCTCAAACTAAATTTCATCCAACCAACATGGCATAAATTATGGGGTATTTAAAGCCCCCggtatatatactatatatatatatatagtactgtgcaaaagttttaggccactagtattttagtatttaaaaaaatggttttaagtcagttatttctatcttttgctgtagtgtgtcagtaggaaatatcagtttacatttccaaacattcattttgcaattaattgtaataattcagTGACATTTTTGTTTGATCTGAACTGGTCATCATCCAATCTGTCTggattggaatgacatgaagaaacagaataaactgagacagactaaatccagaagaactgtggcaacatctccaaaatgcttcaagaaacctcctgcaAAGCTCAtgagaaactctgctcaagtgcaccgagggcaaaagctgctttaaatttaaaggatgatcacaccaaatgttgatttaatttagttaatagaagttaattgataaagaaaatttatttatgacattatttttgacagcatcctcattttacagcattttttcacaagtgtctaaaacttttaacagtactgtaggtTTGCAGGTAggttcttgaagcgtcttggagatgttgccacagttcttttggatttagtttgtctcagtttcttcatgtcattccagacagactggatgatgatcagatccgatctgtgtggagcactggctgttgtcagacattcactggattattacaattaatgacaaaatgaatgtttggaaatgtaaactgatatttctactgacactacagcaaaagatagaaataactgacttaaaaccatttttaactgttgaaaatactagtggcctttgatattattttcatctaaaccactagatggcacaaaaacgtggcgtagcactttgcaaaacattcgcttttcaaCATGCACCATTTtatttgtctgatctttgacgcGATCATGCGCAGcagtgcaaagttgattctgtgcttacttgatcttatattttatgtttttttaaatgttgtagatttaagtagcaaatgagaatcgctaaaaataatgcatatattttgagacaaaggccTTCTTTATGGTTTTCAGTTTTgcttaagataattaaagcaacagtttttaaataaagaaagaatatgtaaaagtatgtatttggggtaaaaagcgcccctgctgttggggctaaaggcacacagtaattaacatgataattaatagatggctgacttttccatttgttcacatgacatggttagattcagatggtaaatatcatatattgtgttgttataaatatcatatatattatgtatgtgtccatattaaagataatcacaatgtttaaaattaaaccatcatatttaaaaacatgatatttatcatataataaaatataatttgttgttagcctactactgtaaatatattttcaattattgaatctccttcaatactttcagaatctttacttattaaaatgactatttctgtattttaaaatatattttttatattaacatattttaatgacaataggcctatatttattgaacaccttttttcttttcttttttgaaattaagcagaaaacagaacaaactttgctaaagtgattgtttttaacaagtattaacttagacattattaaaaaaaacaaaaaacattattttagctgaagtatttgtatcaatactgtGTGccccgtgtgtggggtaaaaggccccctttgtcacctcatacatttataagatttttaaacaaaataaacaacttgaatgatttattttcacacaaaatccgttgctccattaatgttcaatacaacatatatattttttggcaattatacattttaattgcgCAGCGCAGTGAATaccacattttttcttaaggtgggcctttagccccgttgtaccctactgtGTATAGAGtagaaaaagtaaaagaaacTTACAGGTTGTACgtcaaatgaatgacttccagGATTCTGGTTGTGGGTCTGAAGACCTTTCCTCCGTTCTTGTATATTGATTGGGGAAGCAGAGTGGGCAGGACTTTGAAAGCACTCTCCCTTTTAGCATCTAAACCATAAGAATAATACAGTGCAAGCTGTGAAACTGATCTCACAATCAAAGATGTTAGTGACGTTCTGGTAGAGGTGCTGCTGCTGTGTacactcacagaaaacaatgtgCTCAAATTTTAAAGATGTGGGGCAGCTCCTGTAATATCTCCTTGACTATCGACATCAGCTCTCAGCGATATCTCTTGACTATCGTCAATACACTATACTATCGTCTATCTGCACAACCCCACTAACAATTTAACCATTTCAAATTTCTGTAAACGAAACcataaaatcttaattatttctTACCATGCCAAGTTTTTCTAGAAGCCTGGGGAACTCCTTCAAGATTTCTGGGATGCTTGCAGACCCATTGCTGCGAATCCAccatttctcaatttttttcgggaggcaaaacaaattctgtaaaataaggATGAAAAACTGGGTTAAAAGCTAGCAAAACCATACAGTATGCCAGCCTGGAAATCCAGTGATCTGCCTATTATTCATCAATCTCAAATACAAATTGTTATTTCTAACAGTAACATATAAAGAACACATTACATGCCCtgcatcccaatgtgcatactatccaccctatctgccctaaatagtattgaaaattactactatcacatagaatttaggatggatagtatacACTTTGGGACGCAGGCATAGCCTCTCTAACTTACGGTTCACCTGGATAAACTTGTGTTCTGATTAAAGCAACAAAAGCATTCACTAAAACAGAGGAAAGACCTCAAACACCATGAGAAATTAAGTCTAACTTTAGAcaacattttaagtaaaatatttaagaatattacataccatttaagaataatattacatacCTGCGATATTGTGGTTTAACGTTAAGGGTAACTAATGAGGAAAAAAGAGCGcgaaaataaattattgttgGATTCGGCACGTCGCAGACatttacttggaaaaaaaaagaccttAAAAGATAAATTTTAGTACGAAAAGATCTAATTatgacaaaacattacaaagCCACACAGAAACGTTACACAGACAGTAAGTTAACTGAACTTACCCCTGTATTTCTGACCTAAGGATAGTTCATACCTTTTTCATGAGgcgttaaaatataaaactttgcACACGCGCACGCTtgctcacactcacacacacataactaatatatagcctatatttataacttttatataacTATAAAGAGATTGCTGAGGCCTTTTTTGTCAACAAAAAATGTAGGCGGCTACTTCATTCACAGAATAACGCTAACTTTAACCCGCACAGCGACAGATCAAATACCACATTAACCGTGAAATCAGTGTGCTCTCACCACAGCTTATAAAAATAGAGGTAAATAATCATATTATCATATTAATTTACCTTATAATCCTGCTTGCTGCGAGTTGCTTGACCGTCTGACGATGAGACGAGTGAAGAACCCAGAAAATTCgatgaagaggaaaaataaacaaaccggttgggtcaaaataacccaacccaggtgttcagtggtgaaagaACCCCTTGCAGTCATTTGACCCAGCACTAACAACCCAACTATGTGCTTACAGTACCGCAAACAACCCAGAATTATGACCCAGCACAATTAACCCAACAATGTGTTTACAGAAATAACCCAGCACTTTTAACAGtgtaagtacaagtaaaagtaccagtctaaaaatctactcaagtaaaagtaaaaagtagcttGTTTAAAATTTACTAGGGGTAAAAATTACttagttacattttaacagtgggagggaggaaaaaaatggaataggccaagggtgtcaaactcagttcctggacgGCCACATgcagccctgcacagtttagatataaccctaattaaacacatctgatccagctaatctaatcagttaggcttatttgaaaactacatggtatgtgtgttagaactaaactctgcagggctgcggctctccaggaactgagtttgacacccctgggataggcctataaatctcaagctaattgtttttaattaaaggaattggttatttagaataataagacatttaggctgttaccaggcaaattaaatcagtatcaacaaaattaatctttgcaatgcagaggaaacacaaaagcttcatctgaagtggcatttagatgtatttacacagtgtaatgcaggacatgaattaatttaacctgcagttacaaatgcagaaaaaagTGGTTTGATATGTAAGACACAAAAAAAGTGGTTTGATATGtaagacataaaatgttgaatactcatttaaaattatacatatacagtggggcaaaaaagtatttagtcagccaccaattgtgcaagttctcccacttaaaaagatgagagaggcctgtaattttcatcataggtataccgcaactatgagagacaaaatgagaaaaaaaaatccagaaaatcacattgtaggatttttaaagaatttatttgcaaattatggtgtaaaataagtatttggtcaataacaaaatttcatctcaatactttgttatataccctttgttggcaatgacagaggtcaaacgttttctgtaagtcttcacaaggttttcacacactgttgctggtattttggcccattcttccatgcagatctcctctagagcagtaatgctttggggctgtcgctgggcaacacggactccaaagattttcgatggggttgagatctggagactggctaggccactccaggaccttgaaatgcttcttctgaagccactccttcgttgccaggcggtgtgtttgggatcattgtcatgctgaaagacccagccacgtttcatcttcaatgcccttgctgatggaaggtggttttcactcaaaatctcacaatacatggccccattcattctttcgtttacacggatcagtcgtcctggtccctttgcagaaaaacagccccaaagcatgatgtttccacccccatgcttcacagtaggtatggtgttctttggatgcaactcagcattctttctcctccaaacacgacaagttgagtttttaccaaaagttctattttggtttcatctgaccatatgatcatccaaatgctctctagcaaacttcagacgggcccggacatgtactggcttaagcaggggacacgtttggcactgcaggatttgagtcctggcggcgcagtgtgttactgatggtagcctttgttactttggtcccagctctctgcaggtcattcactaggtccccccgtgtggttctgggatttttgctcacagttcttgtgatcattttgacaacacggggtgagatcttgcgtggagacccagatcgagggagattatcagtggtcttgtatgtcttccattttctaataattgctcccacagttgatttcttcacaccaagctgcttacctattgcagattcagtcttcccagcctggtgcaggtctacaattttgtttctggtgtcctttgacagctctttggtcttggccatggtggagtttggagttggactgtttgaggttgtggacaggtgtcttttatactgataacgagttcaaacagatgccattaatacaggtaacgagtggaggacagaggagcctcttaaagaagaagttacaggtctgtgagagccagaaatcttgcttgtttgtaggtgaccaaatacttattttaccgaggaatttaccaattaattctttaaaaatcctacaatgtgattttctggatttttttttcttattttgtctctcatagttgaggtatacctatgatgaaaattacaggcctctctcatctttttaagtgggagaacttgcacaattggtggctgactaaatacttttttgccccactgtatatatatatatattatataaaataaaaaaatcaaatcatactttaaatgagtaaaagtaggTGTAGGTGTCATTGCGATTGaattgaatcatttaaacggttgattcattcaggaatgaaacactgtcattgctcagagacacaaaactGTGCTATGGtggctgtttggaattatttttgttgtcgaaataaagcaaaaacgggtaatatggtgtctaaaaggCAAGTCTATTAATGAACTTATTGTTTAATTGAACTTTTGTAGgctaatcatgctgatttttggagagaaaaaaaaaatggtactcttcgtgtgatattgatttactatatgaaatgatataaatatacacattttctgccctatatcttcaattttgtgat containing:
- the LOC131524405 gene encoding E3 SUMO-protein ligase ZBED1-like yields the protein MIARVLEQCQALSQVLSEDRKTRHLVPTWQDTEVLGSINAALHPLQDFTDALSGETYVSVSYLKPVLHPLKTETLVEKEDDTDLTKAIKSRALGYMEDKYSDPAIQEILDVASFLDPRFKMGYIRQENIPDIRARVMLEMEQEEKRARLSTTDGMHQSAAETEPSTSTVKKGKQSLGSFFKSTAVPPASSVQLEDTMEAELNSYLMTPAIDGEQDPLAWWKVHRVNFPRLSKLARKYLCIPATSSPSERLFSAGGNVVTCERSCLKPADM